One genomic segment of Nothobranchius furzeri strain GRZ-AD chromosome 10, NfurGRZ-RIMD1, whole genome shotgun sequence includes these proteins:
- the LOC107386556 gene encoding zinc finger protein OZF, whose protein sequence is MSNKIQDDVYNPRDQLRIIVVPADGQEMVLIKEEASGCWSPSVNQEDSKPFYIKEEQDESWTDLEEEQPDVEETDAVSLKSENDEEKRSFSEVCEHQLEDGDLPTSSSVDQTTATVDGEDCGGAETSRYPDCSNSSETEVSEADEHESCSDSQLNFLPQSKSKTKGSERKESRSCKSSVKKSFICSDCGKQFVNTRSLQRHMKRHSKITSSNCLVDDKSLKVEEKVDSPKKVQTSQKSFSCDFCGKIFNRKDNLNTHVRIHTGQKPFGCDVCERRFGSKTHLNRHMIIHIGEKPFVCDVCGQRFSDKSNLNGHMRKHTGQKPFGCDICGQRISDRSSLSRHMKIHTGLKPFGCDVCERRFSSKTHLNTHMRIHTGQKPFACNICGQRFIQKPHLNTHMIIHTDDKPFSCDVCGQRFSYKSNLKRHIRIHTGNKTNVQ, encoded by the coding sequence TGGTTCCTGCAGATGGTCAAGAGATGGTATTGATTAAAGAAGAAGCTTCTGGATGTTGGAGTCCCAGTGTGAACCAAGAGGATTCTAAACCCTtctacataaaggaggaacaggatgaATCGTGgactgatttggaggaagagcagCCTGACGTGGAGGAGACTGATGCAGTTTCTTTAAAGAGTGAGAATGATGAAGAGAAACGTTCATTCTCAGAAGTTTGTGAGCACCAATTGGAAGATGGAGATCTTCCAACCAGCAGTTCAGTCGACCAAACGACAGCAACAGTTGATGGAGAggactgtggaggagcagaaactagcagATACCCAGACTGTTCcaactcttcagagactgaagtcagtGAAGCTGATGAACATGAGAGCTGTTCTGACTCTCAACTGAATTTTTTGCCACAGTCAAAGTCAAAAACCAAAGGCAGCGAGAGGAAAGAGAGCAGGTCTTGCAAGTCGAGTGTAAAGAAATCTTTTATTTGCTCTGATTGTGGGAAGCAGTTTGTTAACACCCGGTCTCTTCAGAGACACATGAAACGTCATTCAAAAATAACATCTTCAAACTGTTTAGTTGATGACAAAAGTTTAAAAGTGGAGGAAAAAGTCGACTCTCCAAAGAAAGTCCagacaagtcagaagtcattcagTTGTGATTTCTGTGGTAAAATATTTAACAGAAAAGATAATTTAAACACACACGTGAGAATCCACACGGGACAGAAACCGTTTGGCTGTGATGTTTGTGAACGAAGGTTCGGCAGTAAGACTCATTTGAACCGTCACATGATAATCCACATAGGCGAGAAACCATTCGTTTGTGAtgtttgtggacaaagatttagtgataAGAGCAACTTAAATGGACACATGAGAAAACACACAGGGCAGAAACCTTTTGGCTGTGATATCTGTGGACAAAGAATTAGCGATAGGAGTAGCTTGAGCAGACACATGAAAATACACACAGGACTGAAACCATTTGGTTGTGACGTTTGTGAGCGAAGGTTTAGCagcaaaacacatttaaacacacacatgagaatccacacaggacaaaaaccCTTTGCTTGTAatatctgtggacaaagatttattcAAAAgccacacctaaacacacacatgatAATCCACACAGATGATAAACCGTTTAGCTGTGAcgtttgtggacaaagatttagctatAAGAGTAATTTAAAAAGACACATAAGAATCCACACAGGAAACAAAACGAATGTGCAGTGA